In Anopheles gambiae chromosome 2, idAnoGambNW_F1_1, whole genome shotgun sequence, a single window of DNA contains:
- the LOC1269709 gene encoding AP-3 complex subunit sigma-2: protein MIKAILVFNNHGKPRLSKFYQYFNEDMQQQIIKETFQLVSKRDDNVCNFLEGGSLIGGSDYKLIYRHYATLYFVFCVDSSESELGILDLIQVFVETLDKCFENVCELDLIFHADAVHHILSELVMGGMVLQTNMSDILARIEEQNKLQKQEAGISAAPARAVSAVKSMNLPQQIKDIKLPDLPQAIKDLKF, encoded by the exons ATGATTAAAGCGATTCTAGTGTTTAACAACCATGGCAAGCCGAGACTGTCCAAATTCTACCAGTATTTC AACGAGGACATGCAGCAGCAGATAATAAAGGAAACGTTCCAGCTGGTGTCGAAGCGAGATGACAATGTGTGCAATTTCCTCGAGGGTGGAAG CCTAATCGGTGGTTCCGATTACAAACTCATCTACCGACACTACGCGACGCTGTACTTTGTGTTTTGCGTCGATTCGTCCGAGAGCGAGCTGGGCATACTGGATCTAATACAGGTGTTTGTCGAAACGCTGGACAAGTGCTTCGAGAATGTGTGCGAGCTGGATCTGATCTTCCACGCCGACGCGGTGCACCACATCCTCTCCGAGCTGGTCATGGGCGGGATGGTGCTGCAGACGAACATGTCGGACATTCTGGCCCGCATCGAGGAGCAGAACAAGCTGCAGAAACAGGAGGCCGGCATTTCGGCCGCCCCGGCACGGGCGGTCAGCGCGGTCAAGAGCATGAACCTGCCGCAGCAGATCAAGGACATCAAGTTGCCCGATTTGCCGCAGGCGATCAAAGATCTGAAGTTCTGA